Proteins encoded together in one Impatiens glandulifera chromosome 1, dImpGla2.1, whole genome shotgun sequence window:
- the LOC124939260 gene encoding monooxygenase 1-like, producing MNPEIQVDGNKDKNLKSCKRTLSIRLAQVCSKKYHTMGISKPHHLLQFNLLASQEEREGEEEVTRKRKNEDFAEVRSRGKRMKKVEVAKEGNVEIENEDNEEETEKNFPLSTNREREMEGAEEHDIVIVGGGISGLATALALHRNRKGIKSVVLERADSLRIEGGAIGILANGWRALDQLGLSVSNHLRQKAALNQRSFVISLDNGTQKEVPLGVGEGRCVKRGDLINALADALPFGTIHFGCSVISVELDSSVNSFPILHLLGGKTIIAKIVIGCDGGRSEIGKFVGLKPTRQFSHSAVRGLTSYPKGHTFKHEFIRWKKNDSSVLTGRIPIDEKYVYWFVAFKSSSSQAEETWKDDQELVREKTTELLSVNKFPKEVIEMINKSEVESISFTHRLKYRAPWDLVFGSFRKGTITVAGDALHVMGPFLGQGGSAGLEDAIVLARRLSKAGLGGEMDDEMMKKRVGEAMDDYIKERRIRLVGLSTQTYLTGMLIQGPQLFVKIFIILVMNVLFRDARGHSKYDCGQL from the exons ATGAATCCTGAAATTCAAGTAGATGGCAACAAAGATAAGAACTTGAAGTCCTGCAAAAGAACTCTTTCTATTAGATTAGCACAGGTTTGTTCAAAGAAATATCACACAATGGGAATAAGCAAgcctcatcatcttcttcaattcaatctccttGCATCGCAAGAGGAAAGGGAAGGGGAAGAAG AAGTTACGCGAAAAAGGAAGAATGAAGATTTCGCCGAAGTCCGAAGTCGCGGAAAAAGGATGAAGAAAGTCGAAGTCGCCAAAGAGGGAAACGTCGAAATCgaaaatgaagataatgaagaagaaACTGAAAAGA ACTTCCCTTTGAGCACAAACAGAGAAAGAGAGATGGAAGGAGCTGAAGAACATGACATTGTGATCGTTGGCGGCGGGATTTCTGGCCTTGCCACCGCCCTAGCCCTGCACCg aaacagGAAAGGTATAAAAAGTGTGGTTCTTGAAAGAGCAGATAGTTTAAGAATTGAAGGTGGAGCTATTGGAATCTTAGCCAATGGTTGGAGAGCTCTTGATCAACTTGGCCTTTCTGTCTCCAACCACCTTCGACAAAAAGCAGCTCTTAATCAAAG GTCTTTTGTGATATCCCTAGACAATGGTACCCAAAAAGAAGTCCCACTCGG GGTTGGTGAAGGTCGATGCGTGAAGCGTGGTGATCTGATCAATGCACTTGCGGATGCTTTGCCGTTTGGAACTATACACTTTGGTTGTAGTGTTATCTCTGTTGAATTGGATTCCTCCGTTAATTCTTTCcctattcttcatcttcttggcGGAAAAACCATCATAGCCAAGATAGTAATAGGTTGCGATGGAGGTCGTTCAGAGATTGGAAAGTTTGTGGGTTTGAAGCCTACTAGACAATTTTCACATTCTGCTGTAAGAGGTTTGACAAGTTATCCGAAAGGTCATACCTTTAAGCATGAATTCATAAGATGGAAGAAAAATGATTCTTCCGTTCTTACTGGAAGAATACCAAttgatgaaaaatatgtttattggTTTGTAGCTTTCAAATCATCCTCTTCTCAAG CTGAAGAAACATGGAAAGACGATCAAGAACTTGTAAGAGAGAAAACTACTGAATTATTATCGGTTAACAAATTCCCTAAAGAGGTGATAGAAATGATCAATAAGAGTGAAGTTGAGTCCATTTCATTCACTCATCGCCTCAAATACAGGGCGCCGTGGGATTTGGTTTTCGGAAGCTTTCGAAAAGGAACCATTACCGTTGCGGGTGATGCTTTGCATGTGATGGGTCCTTTTCTTGGACAAGGAGGATCAGCCGGTTTGGAAGATGCAATCGTATTGGCTAGGCGATTGAGTAAGGCAGGTTTAGGAGGTGaaatggatgatgagatgatgaagaagagagtAGGAGAAGCGATGGATGATTATATTAAAGAAAGAAGGATACGGTTGGTGGGATTGTCTACTCAGACCTATCTTACCGGTATGTTGATTCAAGGTCCACAATTATTTGTTAAGATATTCATCATACTTGTTATGAATGTCCTTTTCCGCGATGCAAGGGGTCACTCTAAATATGATTGTGGTCAATTGTAA